In the genome of Plasmodium falciparum 3D7 genome assembly, chromosome: 2, one region contains:
- a CDS encoding protein SIS1: protein MGKDYYSILGVSRDCTTNDLKKAYRKLAMMWHPDKHNDEKSKKEAEEKFKNIAEAYDVLADEEKRKIYDTYGEEGLKGSIPTGGNTYVYSGVDPSELFSRIFGSDGQFSFTSTFDEDFSPFSTFVNMTSRKSRPSTTTNINTNNYNKPATYEVPLSLSLEELYSGCKKKLKITRKRFMGTKSYEDDNYVTIDVKAGWKDGTKITFYGEGDQLSPMAQPGDLVFKVKTKTHDRFLRDANHLIYKCPVPLDKALTGFQFIVKSLDNRDINVRVDDIVTPKSRKIVAKEGMPSSKYPSMKGDLIVEFDIVFPKSLTSEKKKIIRETLANTF from the exons ATGGGGAAG gATTATTATTCAATATTAGGTGTTAGTAGAGACTGTACAAcaaatgatttaaaaaaagcgTATAGGAAGCTAGCCATGATGTGGCATCCTGATAAACATAATGACGAGAAATCAAAAAAAGAAGCAGAAGAAAAATTTAAGAATATTGCTGAAGCATATGATGTTTTAGCAGATGaggaaaaaaggaaaatttaTGATACATATGGAGAAGAAGGATTAAAAGGTTCAATACCAACAGGTGGAAATACATATGTCTATAGTGGTGTTGATCCTTCAGAATTATTTAGTAGAATATTTGGTTCGGATGGACAATTTTCTTTTACCTCAACTTTTGATGAGGACTTTTCTCCCTTTTCCACTTTTGTCAACATGACTTCTAGAAAATCTAGACCATCCACAACAACAA ATATTAATACGAACAATTATAACAAACCAGCCACATACGAGGTGCCTCTTTCTTTATCCCTAGAAGAATTGTACAGTGGTtgtaagaaaaaattaaaaataacgAGAAAGAGATTTATGGGTACAAAAAGTTATGAAgatgataattatgtaaCAATCGATGTAAAGGCAGGATGGAAAGATGGCACAAAAATAACTTTTTATGGAGAAGGGGATCAATTATCTCCTATGGCACAACCAGGAGATTTAGTTTTTAAAGTAAAAACCAAAACACATGATAGATTCCTAAGAGACGCtaatcatttaatatataaatgtccTGTACCTTTAGATAAAGCTTTAACAGGATTCCAATTTATTGTTAAATCATTAGATAATAGAGATATTAATGTAAGGGTAGATGATATTGTTACTCCTAAATCAAGGAAAATTGTAGCAAAAGAAGGTATGCCTTCTTCCAAATACCCAAGCATGAAAGGGGATCTCATTGTAGAATTTGATATTGTCTTTCCAAAAAGTTTAACcagtgaaaaaaaaaaaattataagagAAACATTGGCAAATACATTCTAa
- a CDS encoding protein kinase 7: protein MKDILSNYSNLIYLNKYVKEKDKYINDYRIIRTLNQGKFNKIILCEKDNKFYALKKYEKSLLEKKRDFTKSNNDKISIKSKYDDFKNELQIITDIKNEYCLTCEGIITNYDEVYIIYEYMENDSILKFDEYFFVLDKNYTCFIPIQVIKCIIKSVLNSFSYIHNEKNICHRDVKPSNILMDKNGRVKLSDFGESEYMVDKKIKGSRGTYEFMPPEFFSNESSYNGAKVDIWSLGICLYVMFYNVVPFSLKISLVELFNNIRTKNIEYPLDRNHFLYPLTNKKSTCSNNFLSNEDIDFLKLFLRKNPAERITSEDALKHEWLADTNIEDLREFSKELYKKRKKL, encoded by the exons atgaAGGATATTTTATCTAATTATTCAAACCTCATATATCTTAACAAATATGTGAAAGAAaaggataaatatataaatgactATAGAATTATCAGAACATTAAATCAAG GCAAATtcaacaaaataattttgtgTGAAAAGGATAATAAATTCTATGCCTTGAAGAAATATGAGAAAAGCttgttagaaaaaaaaagagatttTACAAAAAGTAATAATGACAAGATTTCAATAAAGTCCAAGTATGATGATTTCAAAAATGAGCTACAAATAATAacagatataaaaaatgaatactGTTTAACTTGTGAAGGTATCATAACAAATTATGATgaggtatatataatatatgagtATATGGAAAACGATAGTATTTTAAAATTCGATGAATACTTTTTTGTCTTAGATAAAAATTACACTTGTTTTATTCCTATACAAGttattaaatgtattataaaaagtGTATTAAATTCGTTTTCTTATATTcacaatgaaaaaaatatttgtcaTAGAGATGTGAAACCTTCAAATATATTGATGGATAAAAATGGAAGAGTAAAATTATCAGATTTTGGAGAATCAGAATATATGGTAGATAAAAAGATAAAGGGGTCAAGg gGTACCTATGAATTCATGCCCCCtgaatttttttcaaatgaaTCATCTTATAATGGAGCAAAGGTGGATATATGGAGTTTGGGTATATGTCTTTATGTTATGTTTTATAACGTTGTACCATTTTCTTTGAAAATATCACTGGTTGagctttttaataatataagaacAAAGAATATAGAATATCCTCTTGATAgaaatcattttttatatcctttgacaaataaaaaaagtacgtgttcaaataattttttatcaaatgaagatattgattttttaaaattgttTTTGAGGAAAAATCCTGCTGAGCGCATAACATCAGAGGATGCTTTG AAACACGAATGGCTAGCTGATACAAATATCGAAGACTTGAGAGAATTCTCGAAAGAACTTTATAAAAAgaggaaaaaattataa
- a CDS encoding tetratricopeptide repeat protein, putative: MEKNIEGLLKSEEEKEQGNIFFKNGDYELAIFHYTRSINYVADNSVVYTNRSLAYFKMGAFENSLKDALRAKELDENNLKSYYRICEAYKSLKDIDNYEKYLQLYNMKKNKKENNESNKSNIDKKLLTEKNRKNEEHNKNKNINNNYYNNDFEKEQNQQRKDKIITSNELIDICDNIEEKNPFLFFPNSQLNNTISNIQFEKKKYKNNFLIEEVYDFKNLKNQNSLQSTNTKKCIVHNEEKINYHDIYDDIKTCLHTFKHFFFDNVPKVIHIEKENKINMQHTNYDIHSMKNQADHFFSHKQYYAALNMYNEIMEKCKSEESVFYCSLLSNRSSCFIKMKKIISSLCDIHQAIKILLLLLEKHVEYIKKDNRTELEDKDINKMFESIDIQTFKNIEGIYMKTHKLLIRLLFRYASYSYINPKYFKVFSLNEIDTLVKLNGKIYIDLPELHKLKKDVYSKL, from the exons atggaaaaaaatattgaaggCCTCCTAAAATCAGAAGAGGAGAAGGAACAAGggaatattttctttaaaaacGGAGATTACGaa cTAGCCATTTTTCATTACACAAGAAGTATTAACTATGTAGCTGACAATTCAGTTGTATATACGAACAGATCGTTAGCTTATTTTAa aATGGGAGCCTTTGAAAATAGCCTTAAGGACGCCTTGAGGGCAAAAGAATTAGACGAAAATAATTTGAAAAGTTATTATAGAATATGCGAAGCGTATAAATCGTTGAAGGACATagataattatgaaaagtatttacaattatataatatgaagaaaaataaaaaggagaaTAATGAAAGTAATAAATCGAACATTGATAAGAAATTATTAACTgagaaaaatagaaaaaatgaagagcacaataaaaataaaaatattaataataattattataataatgattttgAAAAGGAACAAAATCAACaaagaaaagataaaatCATTACTAGTAATGAACTTATAGATATTTGTGACAAcatagaagaaaaaaatcctttcttattttttcctaACTCACAATTAAATAACACTATAAGTAATATacaatttgaaaaaaaaaaatataaaaataatttcttaATTGAGGAAGTTTATGATTTTAAGAATTTGAAAAACCAAAATTCATTACAATCTACAAACACAAAGAAATGTATTGTacataatgaagaaaaaataaattatcatgatatatatgatgatataaaaacatgTCTACATACTTTTAAACATTTCTTTTTCGATAATGTACCAAAGGTTATTCatattgaaaaagaaaataaaataaatatgcaaCACACAAATTATGATATACATTCTATGAAAAATCAAGctgatcattttttttctcacaAGCAATATTATGCAGCTCTTAATATGTACAACGAAATAATGGAAAAATGCAAAAG tgAAGAGAGTGTTTTTTACTGCTCTCTCCTCAGTAATCGTAGCTCCTGCTTtatcaaaatgaaaaaaattataagctCCTTATGTGATATTCACCAAGCAATTAAAATTCTTCTGTTATTACTTGAAAAACATGTcgaatatataaagaaagatAACAGAACAGAACTAGAAGATAAAGATATTAACAAAATGTTTGAGAGTATAGATATACAAACATTTAAAAACATTGaaggaatatatatgaaaacgCATAAGCTATTAATAAGACTATTATTTAGATATGCTAgctattcatatattaacCCGAAATATTTTAAGGTCTTTTCATTAAATGag ATTGATACACTTGTCAAATTAAATGGAAAAATCTATATAGATCTTCCTGAACTACACAAACTAAAGAAAGACGTTTATTCCaagttataa
- a CDS encoding RTR1 domain-containing protein, putative, whose product MSEESAKSLYEKEKKIQALSKIYHIKFETLLIYIIIPKTTTKSLCYKDFFDDLIEIKKYINIEENDECVKTHVKVNEEIQQRKTNHDNINNNDVNDDNINNNPINDDNISNNHIDDDNINNNHINDDNINNNDVNDDNINNNHLNDDNINNNHINDDNINNNHINDDNINNNHINDDNINNNYCNNDVYDNISNVHIICNNSPKKEKEKENVEYQEIQGDKNIFIKNLLVFINNLIILYFSKSDLIDVCINRRSYNKCGFYACDNTFLNNINRSKYKIDTKSKRIYLREYYDLFCSTNCMNYNLGLLKLINQNNKNNTEEINYKKKSQLIHIMFLTFFPFFKLYNLTDLLNNINKYDIQCNKICKIQTNINTQSIDLQQTDNNIIKMNKTNERKETKKKKIYNHVTNIKIKEHYHDKKQVFIQENSKDTSYIVKKKDKSKYILINNKNNNMEHKKSILKNKKDNQENTQKTNSKNVSFNQNIKLYQYNKDDHVDSYSIHDTSVDLQNKDERKIKKNFKETTKRKKKKFYMENKFNPFNIEDYKYTNFHINYNSIKELKEPFERYIDNDKKYEEHNIQIEDKLIKSCNIINNNNESVLNKCAHVLNLLSADEHRGKKEEKCVTKIIEEIKNEEMEPNQEMQQDKDNELKEKNDKEEKNDQEEKNDQEEKNDKEEKNDKEEKNDQEKKNDQEEKNNVHIDKQEKINENVEKTLNLYQKYSLYNLYDLSKLDESKVVDFFYDNEKENFINFASQKMNEINRKHNDAERGRKIRLLNSSTDHKRKDNKINQKKNDENSTYGENSTYGENSTHGENSTHGENSTHGENSTHGENSTHGENSTYGENGTYDENSTYDENCTYDKNRTYDENRTYDENRTYDKNRTYDENRTYDENRTYDDKSCVHFKDDIIINEEECEKTKEADHRVNEDTDDIKLQALLLEKKEKIREEYIQTFKSDISINMKLQDNDKHEYENFNHLEDDESTYDDLSYDHFTDDELENKNCFSNNVVKMNENKYIYGRNNGLVYENLSLYVVLWDIFTNNISKYTVHFFEKNEFIVPKAINEEERKRRNEFIYNISQNMPIYINCISSIIVNICRTFLFHKPLIPFKKVIYKSIICVIAMAIKLHKPHLIPSSEMLNIKKAEDYLIIENKIDQEELNELCVLFFQNNFY is encoded by the coding sequence ATGAGTGAAGAAAGTGCAAAAAGTTTGTATgagaaagaaaagaaaattcaAGCCTTATCAAAAATATACCACATAAAATTTGAAACGctacttatttatattattattcccaAAACAACAACAAAGAGCTTATGTTATAAAGACTTTTTTGACGATTTAATAgaaattaagaaatatataaatatagaagaaaatgatgaatGTGTTAAGACGCACGTGAAAGTGAATGAGGAGATCCAACAAAGAAAAACGAAccatgataatataaacaataatgatgtaaatgatgataatataaataataatcctataaatgatgataatataagcAATAATCATatagatgatgataatataaacaataatcatataaatgatgataatataaacaataatgatgtaaatgatgataatataaataataatcatttaaatgatgataatataaataataatcatataaatgatgataatataaataataaccatataaatgatgataatataaacaataaccatataaatgatgataatataaataataattattgtaaTAATGATGTATATGATAACATATCAAATGTTCATATCATCTGTAATAATTCTcctaaaaaagaaaaagaaaaagaaaatgtagaATATCAAGAGATCCAAggagataaaaatatatttataaagaatttattagtttttataaataatttaattattttatatttctcaaAATCTGATTTAATCGATGTATGTATTAATAGAAGAAGTTATAATAAGTGTGGTTTTTATGCATGcgataatacatttttaaataatattaatagaagtaaatataaaatcgatacaaaaagtaaaagaatatatttaagggaatattatgatttattttgCTCAACTAATTGTATGAACTATAATCTAGGATTATTAAAACTtattaatcaaaataataaaaataatacagaagaaattaattataaaaagaaatcgcaattaattcatataatgTTTTTAACCTTCTTTCCATTCTTTAAATTGTATAATTTAACCGAcctattaaataatattaataaatatgatatacaatgtaataaaatttgtaaaattcaaacaaatataaacacTCAATCTATAGATTTACAACAaacagataataatataataaaaatgaataaaacaaatgaaagaaaagaaaccaaaaaaaaaaaaatatataaccatgttacaaatattaaaataaaagaacatTATCATGATAAAAAACAAGTGTTCATACAAGAAAATAGTAAAGATACAAGTTATAtcgttaaaaaaaaagacaaatctaaatatatattaataaataataagaataataatatggaacaCAAAAAATCCAttctaaaaaataagaaagatAATCAAGAAAATACACAAAAAACTAACTCAAAAAATGTTAGCtttaatcaaaatataaaattatatcaatataataaagatgatCATGTGGATTCATATTCTATACACGATACATCAGTGGATCTTCAAAATAAAgatgaaagaaaaataaagaaaaattttaaagaaacaaccaaaaggaaaaaaaaaaaattctatatggaaaataaatTCAACCCTTTTAATATAGAAgactataaatatacaaattttcatataaattataattcgATAAAAGAACTTAAGGAACCTTTTGAACGTTACATAGATAATGATAAGAAATATGAAGAACATAATATTCAAATAGAAGATAAACTTATCAAAAGTTGtaacattataaataataataatgaatccGTGTTAAATAAATGTGCTCATGTTCTTAATCTATTATCAGCAGATGAACACAGAGgaaagaaagaagaaaaatgtgTAACCAAAATAATAGAAGagataaaaaatgaagaaatggAACCAAATCAGGAAATGCAACAAGATAAAGATAACGAACtgaaggaaaaaaatgataaggaagaaaaaaatgatcaggaagaaaaaaatgatcaggaagaaaaaaatgataaggaagaaaaaaatgataaggaagaaaaaaatgaccaggaaaaaaaaaatgaccaggaagaaaaaaataatgtacatattgataaacaagaaaaaattaacGAAAATGTGGAAAAAACACTAAACCTTTatcaaaaatattcattatataatctATATGATTTATCCAAATTAGATGAGTCAAAAGTTGtggattttttttatgataatgaaaaagaaaattttataaattttgcTTCCcaaaaaatgaatgaaaTTAATAGAAAGCACAATGATGCTGAAAGGGGGAGGAAAATACGCCTGTTGAATTCGTCAACTGATCATAAGagaaaagataataaaattaaccAAAAAAAGAATGACGAGAATAGTACATATGGTGAGAATAGTACATATGGTGAGAATAGTACACATGGTGAGAATAGTACACATGGTGAGAATAGTACACATGGTGAGAATAGTACACATGGTGAGAATAGTACACATGGTGAGAATAGTACATATGGTGAGAATGGTACGTATGATGAGAATAGTACATATGATGAGAATTGTACATATGATAAGAATCGCACATATGACGAGAATCGCACATATGATGAGAATCGCACATATGATAAGAATCGCACATATGACGAGAATCGCACATATGATGAGAATCGCACATATGATGATAAGTCATGTGTTCATTTTAAGGATgacataattataaatgaGGAAGAATGTGAAAAAACAAAGGAAGCAGACCATCGTGTTAATGAAGACACAGATGATATAAAACTACAAGCTTTATTattggaaaaaaaagaaaaaataagagaagaatatatacaaacatTTAAGAGTGATATTTCcataaatatgaaattacAAGATAACGATAAACatgaatatgaaaattttaacCATTTAGAAGATGATGAATCAACATATGATGATTTATCATATGACCATTTTACTGATGACgaattagaaaataaaaactgTTTTTCTAATAACGTTGtaaaaatgaatgaaaataaatatatatatggtagAAATAATGGACTTgtatatgaaaatttatcattatatgttGTTTTGTGGGATATATTTACAAACAACATTTCAAAATATACagttcatttttttgaaaaaaatgaatttattGTACCTAAAGcaataaatgaagaagaaagaaaaagaagaaatgaatttatatacaatatatctCAAAATATgcctatatatattaattgtatTTCATCGATTATAGTGAATATATGTAGAACATTCTTATTTCATAAACCCTTAATTCCTTTCAAAAAAGTTATTTATAAATCTATTATTTGTGTTATTGCCATGGCTATTAAATTACACAAACCTCATTTAATCCCTTCCTCTGAAATgcttaatataaaaaaagcaGAAGATTATTTAATcattgaaaataaaatagatcAGGAAGAATTAAATGAATTGTGTGtgcttttttttcaaaacaaTTTTTATTAG
- a CDS encoding T-complex protein 1 subunit theta, producing the protein MFSNKLGVNSILKDGYRIMKNNEDTILKNIEACKEICNILQTSLGPKCMNKLIINHIHKKIVSSDCITILNDMEINHPVVNILKKLSETINYEYGDFTNYAFTITCEILDKASFLIQQGFNINDILNGFVLGYKEIEKVLEEMIVWKVPNFYEEKELIKVLKSVMLTKNISNNYNFLIQLLAKCISTLMPEKIEDFDVDNIRVSKLNGGNIIDSEFLMGMVIAREANGIIKKKENANVIVLNCGLEGPTTETKGTVLLHNAEELINYTKGEELQMKKYIDNFKKANVDVIIVNGAISDIAQHFCDTNNIMTLKITSKFETLRICKLLNISSLIKLSTPQPEDIGKVSSIYVSEIASKKVTIINSKNKKVGTIILRGATFNLLDEVERCIHDGINSIKNAIKGNAFLHGGGCVEIQLCLALKKYANQLKGVDNYCVKIFAEAFYIIPKILARNAGYNTTDVLNELINEHNKGNTHSCININKDSHITSAQNNHIYDNYNCKKYAIHLAMEAVQTILKIDQIIMSKPAGGPKPRDKNPDYDEAF; encoded by the exons ATG TTTTCCAACAAATTAGGTGTGAACTCCATTTTGAAGGATGGTTATcgtattatgaaaaataatgagGACACCATTTTGAAGAACATAGAAGCATGTAAAGAGATATGTAACATACTTCAAACATCTCTAGGACCAAAATGTATGAATAAGTTAATTATTAATCATATACATAAGAAGATTGTTTCGAGTGATTGTATTActatattaaatgatatgGAAATAAATCATCCTgttgttaatatattaaagaaattatCTGAAACGATTAATTATGAGTATGGTGACTTTACGAATTATGCATTTACCATAACATGTGAGATCTTAGATAAGGCAAGTTTTTTAATACAGCAAggttttaatattaatgatatattgAATGGTTTTGTTTTAGGATATAAAGAAATTGAAAAGGTATTAGAAGAAATGATTGTATGGAAGGTTCCTAATttttatgaagaaaaagaattaataaaGGTTTTAAAATCAGTAATGTTAACAAAAAACATatctaataattataattttcttataCAATTATTAGCTAAATGTATATCTACATTGATGCCAGAGAAAATAGAAGATTTTGATGTAGATAATATTAGAGTTTCAAAATTAAATGGTGGTAATATAATTGATTCTGAATTCTTAATGGGTATGGTCATAGCGAGAGAAGCAAAtggtataataaaaaaaaaggaaaatgcTAATGTTATCGTACTGAATTGTGGATTAGAAGGTCCTACTACCGAAACAAAAGGTACTGTTTTATTACATAATGCTGaagaattaattaattatacgAAAGGAGAAGAATTAcagatgaaaaaatatattgataattttaaaaaagccAATGTAGATGTAATTATTGTTAATGGAGCCATTTCAGATATTGCTCAACATTTTTGTGatactaataatattatgacaTTAAAAATTACATCCAAATTTGAAACATTAAGAATATGTAAActattaaatatttcttcCTTAATTAAATTAAGCACACCACAACCAGAAGATATAGGAAAAGTTTCATCCATATACGTCTCAGAAATTGCAAGCAAAAAAGTTACTATtattaattcaaaaaataaaaaagtaggTACTATTATACTCAGAGGAGCTACATTTAATTTGTTAGATGAAGTGGAAAGATGTATACATGATGGTATTAATTCTATAAAAAATGCAATAAAAGGAAACGCCTTTTTACATGGGGGTGGTTGTGTAGAAATACAATTATGCTTagcattaaaaaaatatgctaACCAACTTAAAGGAGTCGATAATTATTGTGTTAAAATATTTGCAGAAGCATTCTATATAATACCAAAAATCCTTGCACGTAATGCTGGTTATAATACTACAGATGTATTAAATGAACTTATAAACGAACATAATAAAGGTAATACACATTCctgtattaatattaataaagacTCACATATCACGTCTGCtcaaaataatcatatatatgataattataattgtaaaaaatatgcCATACATCTAGCTATGGAAGCTGTACAAACCATCCTAAAAATTGATCAAATTATTATGTCAAAACCTGCTGGAGGTCCAAAACCTCGTGACAAAAACCCTGACTATGACGAAGCCttctaa